The Tunicatimonas pelagia genome contains the following window.
CAAATTTAAACCCGTCAACATTGTCCATCATAACATCCGAGATGATGAGATCCAAATGGTCAATCATTTTGAGTTTCTGTAAAGCTTCTCTGCCGTCCAGTGCGGCGTACACATTGTACTCCTCCGATAGCTTATCGGTTAGGTACCGAAGCATGGATACGTGATCCTCCACCACTAGTATTGATGGACGTTGGGTATCGCCTACTACATCCTGAACCGGTGCCACATCCGGTAGTATTTTTGATTGCCCAACTCTTGGCGAAGCAATATCCACTATCTGATCAGCATCTTCATTTACGGGAAGACTAATTTTTACGATGAGCCCCCTAACGGTATTGCTGCTTAGCTCAATCGTACCGGATAGACTTTCTACTATTTTATTGACGATTGAAAGGCCCATACCAATTCCTTCACTACCTCGCTTCTTTTGGCTTGCCTGAAAGTAAGGGCGTAGTACTTTTGCCCGAAGGTGCTTGGGTATTCCTCTTCCGGAATCGGATACTTTAAATACAGCCCTACCTTCTTCTGTATATAGCATCACCGAGATTCTTCCCCCAGCGCTGGTATACTTGATCGCATTCTCTACGATATTATTGACGATGCGTACTAAAGCATCCGGGTCTGCTTGCACTAGAACTGACTCTTCCAGATCGTCTAACAGCTGAATCTTCTTATTTGCTGCTAGGGGTTTGAAAAGTGATAGCCCGTTAGTAAGTATACCGCTAAAATTAGCCGTTTGCTCATGATCGTAAATATTTACTCCTTTATCCAGTCGTTCGATATCAAAGTAGTTTACAATATCCGTGATTAGTTTTTCTACATTATAGCGTATGACCGATAGCTCTTCATTTACCCCGTACTTTGCAATGTAGTCCGACAGATAGTTATGAATCAGCGTAAGCGGTGTTTTCGTCTCATGCGCTAAGTTGACAAAATTATTCCGTTGCTGAGTAATGGCTAATTTTAGTGCTTCAGTACGCTCTTCAATGACCTTTTCTCGATTCTTAATCGTGTTGGAAAGCAGTGCGTTGGTTTCCTCTAAGCTACTGATGAGCTCCTTGTTCTTTCTTTCCGATACTAGTAATCGCTGGTATTCATTTTGGGCATCCCGAACCAATGATTGTATATACACTGCGGTCATGAACATCAAGCCGAGGTTGGTAGACACGTGCTCGATCACGTTGTTCATATTGAAAAATATAATAAAAGGCAGCAGTACCCAGCATGAGATAGCACTGATCACTGAAAATAAGTAGATTCGGTAATCCCGCCGCTGTGAAGGCTCTGTCTGGTCGTATTTATGGACTAGGAAGCGGATAACTCTGTACACAAAATACAATCCGTACAGCGTTGGTATGGGGAGTAATATCATCTGACTAAACCTGATATCTCCGGTGGCAAATAATACTACATCAAAAACTAAAAATGGAACGAAGAGAAAATACCAAACCCCTCGGGTTGACAGCCACCGAAGATGCGCTAGGTTGAATGTCTCATAGATATAATAGATGAAATACATACTCATGGCAATCGCGGAGATATGACCAATAGTATACTGTATTTCCAATGGAATAGAGGAGTCATAATTGGGTACCAGTCCACCAGTAATGTTGTAGACAATGAGCATGAACAGCAGTATCAAGTACAATCGCCTTGATTTGTCACTGGGACGCTCTAGGTAATAAAGGAACTGGAACAAAAACGCAACTATCTCAACAACGATGATCGCTAGTACGATAGGATCAATAAGGCTTTCTGACTGCTGCATAATGGTATATGGTGTGATGAATTAGGTAATAATCGGAGCCCGCTCGAAGGATGCATTCTCATCAAAGAGCTTTCGGTAGGTCGCCATCGTGCGCGCCTTCTTGCAGCCTAAGGCTTCCATGACCCTTATCATTTTCGGATTAAAGTCCCCAACCCAACTAACAATATAGTTATCGTACTTGTAGTTGTCAGTAGAGGCAACCCGGTTGAGGATATCTTCAAAGAACAATCCTTCTAACCCTCTTCGCTGGAATTCCGGTTTGACGCCAAAAGTGACCCCAAAAACAGTACTGGGAGGAGATACTTGCTTGTAGTAAAGAAATTTAAGTTTACCCCACCAATTCATATTGTCTCCTACCTTTTTGTAAATCTCATTCACATTAGGTAGCGCGATCATAAATGCAGCGGGTTTACCCCGGTAGAAGACAAACATCAGCACGTCCGGATCTACAATCGGCTTGATGCGTTCCAGGGTCGTAAACACCTGCGCTTCCGTAATTGGTTTGAAGTTATCTAGTACGCTAAAGGCATCGTTGTATATTTCCATGAAGTAGTTGGCGTACTGTCGGGCTTTTTTCTTTTCATAGTGCCTGATTTCCACTTCCCCTTGCTGATGCAGACGCTGCGTATGACGTTGGTATATGGGGGGCAATGGGTCGTGAAACGAGCGGTTGAATATGAGCTGCTTGAAGTAAATCTTGAAACCATATTCTTCAAAGAAATTCACGTAGTACGCTGGGTTATACCCCTGGTTTGCGTAAGGGCTTAGCTCAAAGTTTTCTATGATCAGTCCCCAAAATTTATCCCGCTCTCCAAAATTTATGGGTCCGTCCATGGCTTCCATTCCCCGCTCTGCTAGCCAATCTTTACAACGATCAAATAGCGTGAATGCAGCCTCACGATCTTCAATGCACTCAAAAAACCCCATTCCTCCAGTTGGCTGCTGAAACGTCTGTGCATTACGGTGATTGATAAAAGCCGCAACGCGGCCGATACACTCTCCAGAAGCATTCTTTAAAATCCATCGTTCAATTTCCCCATGGGCAAAAAAGGGGTTCTTATTAGGATCAAATACTTGTTCTATTTCCTGACGGACGTAGGGAATCCAGTAGGGATCATCTTGATAAATAGTGAAAGGAAGTAGTCTAAACTGCTCAATTTGTTCCGAACTTCGGACTGCCTCAAGTGTCAGGCTACTGGTTATAGTGGTACTCATGGACACAACGGTTAGGGTATAGTTAATTGGTAAATAGCCGAATAGTCGTTGACCGTTTAGCAATCGGAATCACTAAATAGTTGATAACATTCAAATTGAATACGTCTTGCTGATGTGGTAAGCGCAGTAGTCGGCGGCTGGAAAATAGGTAGGGTTTGCATAGTATTGTTACTGTTGATCTATTAACAGGTAAGTAGGCAAATAGTCCTATGACCTTTATTACATAAGCTATCACTTTTAAGATACCTTAAATGTACATCATTATTGGTCTGCTTGGTTTCATCTGGCCTAAAATATGTAATTATTTTTATACTAATATCATTTGAGAGGCGAATATTACTTAATTATAAGGACGGAAATACTTAGCATTAAGTATTGACTCTACTAGCGTAGTCAACTAGCTTCGTTGTAATTCTATGTTGAGGCAGTCAATCAGTGAACAGGTCATCCAGGCTAATCTGCAATAGTTGGCAGATACGGTAGGCTACCAGCAGGCTCGGGTTGCTTTTACCACGTTCGATGCGGGAGTAATGGGTAATGTCGATCTCAACGCGTTCGGCAACATCAGACTGGGTATAATTGAGGTTTAGCCTTGCCTGCCTGATCCGACTCCCGACCATCTCATTTAGCTTTTCCTGGTTTTCCATAGCACAAGAAAACAGGAAAGCATGGGCCATAGAACAGCAAATAGTCCTATGATTTTTAGTATTTTTTATTTAACTATGAAGATGATATTGGTTATGACAAACGAAGAAGTACGCCAACTTTCCCAGTTAATGATTAGCTATTTTGGGCTTAAACCAGATCATAGGATTTCAGCACCGACTCTCCCACCCTTCTACACTATCGTAATTCAACGTTTCCTATACCACGAGCATAACTTGTCGTACGATCTGGATAGTAATAATTATAAGCCCCGTCCCCCCGCTACCCCGTATTCTTCAACAAATACAAGTACTGAGCTTTCAGCTGCGTTAACGCAGCTTTGCGAGCACTATTGGAAGAGTTATCGGGTGGTTCACGGAAGTGATGCGGAGCCACCGCAGTATTTAGTGGATGTGGTGGATTTCATTGAAAGAAAATACTTCCTGCTGTTTTCTTACGAAACCGGATCGTTCAGACCCGATTGATTGTACCTTAACCCCTATTCCTATGAATGAAAGCAACCCACTTACAGAATCGCAAACACAGTTTATTATGGATGTTGAGATAACGATGCGGGAGGTAGACACTCGCAATATTACCATGCATGAAGGATACCGACGCTTGATTCAGACTTTCAAATCCCACATTACTGCCGATGGTAGCGATCAACCAGAAAGTACGAAGGAAGAACCGTCCTAGCGGATCTTACTAATAAGACGCGAATATAATCTCCGGCTCCAAGGCAATGAGAGTAAAAGTCAAGCTTTCGATGCAAGCTCTAGGCGGTAATCGCTAA
Protein-coding sequences here:
- a CDS encoding ATP-binding protein, whose translation is MQQSESLIDPIVLAIIVVEIVAFLFQFLYYLERPSDKSRRLYLILLFMLIVYNITGGLVPNYDSSIPLEIQYTIGHISAIAMSMYFIYYIYETFNLAHLRWLSTRGVWYFLFVPFLVFDVVLFATGDIRFSQMILLPIPTLYGLYFVYRVIRFLVHKYDQTEPSQRRDYRIYLFSVISAISCWVLLPFIIFFNMNNVIEHVSTNLGLMFMTAVYIQSLVRDAQNEYQRLLVSERKNKELISSLEETNALLSNTIKNREKVIEERTEALKLAITQQRNNFVNLAHETKTPLTLIHNYLSDYIAKYGVNEELSVIRYNVEKLITDIVNYFDIERLDKGVNIYDHEQTANFSGILTNGLSLFKPLAANKKIQLLDDLEESVLVQADPDALVRIVNNIVENAIKYTSAGGRISVMLYTEEGRAVFKVSDSGRGIPKHLRAKVLRPYFQASQKKRGSEGIGMGLSIVNKIVESLSGTIELSSNTVRGLIVKISLPVNEDADQIVDIASPRVGQSKILPDVAPVQDVVGDTQRPSILVVEDHVSMLRYLTDKLSEEYNVYAALDGREALQKLKMIDHLDLIISDVMMDNVDGFKFGEIIKRNPNYSHIPLLYLTAKSRGANEMISLKLGALGFIEKPFKLPILLQKVRSVIENSRNLNRALIGQIQSGFRLNHSNGQSHFNPSDDNGQTTNGVMSHSVDLTVTYKKYDLSNKEVEVVELLKEGFTNKEIADQMNISDKTVMTHVRNIFTKIGVNRRGDVIKKLYEEARN
- a CDS encoding helix-turn-helix transcriptional regulator, yielding MAHAFLFSCAMENQEKLNEMVGSRIRQARLNLNYTQSDVAERVEIDITHYSRIERGKSNPSLLVAYRICQLLQISLDDLFTD